The Brassica napus cultivar Da-Ae chromosome A5 unlocalized genomic scaffold, Da-Ae chrA05_Random_3, whole genome shotgun sequence genome segment CACTAGCCTAAggaaagtttttataaaattgtggCTGAAATTATTGTTATAATTAAATGGCCGGAAGCCACTGTTTCTTTGGCTTGGCCCAAGGGCCGGCTCTGCAGGTACTTCAGGTGTTTCTTCCATTCATGTTGAGTAACCAACACTTTTTGGCAGTGTTATTAGGCGCATGCATCACCAAGTTGGGTTGAGTATACTAGGGTGCTAAATTTCTTTGGTGTAAGCCCTTTTTGTGCAttcagaataaaataaaataaaataaggttGATTTAGAATGTTCATAGTGTTTGTTTCATGTAACTGTATTTTTTATTGGTATCTTAATGCTTGAAAGAGCGTGGAGAAAGAATTTTAACATTTGGGATATCGAAAGAACCAAATCTACCAATAATCTTTACAAGAGCAAGTTCCACCTTTAAATAGGTGAAACCTGTTCCTATCTCTTACAACAATCTCTCTTTCGTAGATCATGGAGATTTTCTTTGTATAAGTGTGACAGTCACTACACATCCTCAGGTTTCTAGCTATTCTAATGATAGACCCTGGAGGTGTATACAGTAGTGCAAAGGCAAGAGCCACCTTTAGGCTATGTCCTTTtaatctctctcttttctcttcttcatctacACTTAGCAAAACCTGGGTCACATCTGGTGTATATCCTTCGAATTTTAGCTGCCATTCCATCTGGTGTAGCATCTTGTAGATCTTTTTGCATTGTGGGTGAAACCGATCTTGTGAAACAAACCTGTGGGTTTTACCTTTTACCTCGACTATACTAAAACCCGGTGTTTGCTTCAAACCCTTGTTAGCCATCTCTGTTCGAACCCTGGCTACATCTTCCCACATTTGAGCTTGTGCATACATGTTAGAGATCACCAAATAGTCACCTGGGTTGTGTGAGCTTAGCTTAACCAGCTCTCGAGCTGCTACCTTCCCTAGCTCAACGTTCTCATGAACTCTGCATGAGCTTAAGAAGCTTCTCCACACAACATCGTTGTGCTCAACAGCCATGTTTTGGATAGTCTCCAAGGCTTCCTCCAGCAAACCAGCTCTTCCTAGAAGATCCACAAGGCAGCCATAATGCTCAGCAGTTGGCTCCACTTTACCTTCCTTCAACATATCCTCAAACACTCGACGGCCTTCTTTGACAAGACCAGAGTGGCTGCAAGCATTGAGAACACTGACATACACTACATGATCAGACTCTATACCTTGTTCGATCATCTCTGAGAACATCCTCAAAGCTGCTTCTCCTTCTCCGTGCAAGGCGAGTCCTGAGATCATTGCGCTGTAAGTCAAACTGTTCCTACTCTCCATCTTCTTAAATATACGCAACGCCTTGTCTAAGCACCCGCATTTAGCATACATATCTACTAGCGAAGTCTTGACTGCTATGTTGAGTTGGCTGATGTTTCTCAACAGGTAGGCATGAATGCTCATTCCTAGATCAAGTGCACCGGTGTTAGCACAAGCCGAGAGAGCACTAACCATTCCACTTTCCTCCGCCTTCAAACCCGTTTCTCTACACATTTCACGGAACAGCATCAAGCAATCACTCCACATTCCAACTCCTGCACGAGCTGACACCATCGAGCTCCACGACGCAGCTGTTTTGGACTCCATTCTCTCGAAAACCGCTGAAGAAAGTGTCATCTCTCCACATCTTCCATACATATTGATCAAACTGTTCTGAACAAACACATCAGCTTCAAACCCGAGCTTAAACACGTGCCCATGAATCTGCTTCCCTTCACGAACCGACTTCAAACGAGTGCAAGCCTTGAGAACAAACGGGTACGTGAAGTTATCCGGCTCAACCCCTTCCTCTACCATCTCACTGTAAACACACAACGCATCCTCGAAACTTGTCTCGTTGACATACCCTCTGATCATTGTATTGTAATCAAAGGTACACGGATCATCGATTCCTCTGAAAATGGACGCTGCGTAGTTCATACTGTTCTCCCATCCCGAGTGAGCGCACGTTGCGAGAACGCTGCTCGCTGAGAAGGGAGAAGAGGAGAATAAACTGAGCTTGATGAACTTGGCGTGGACTTGCTTGAACTCTTCTATGTTGTTGCATCTCTTCAAGAGGTATAAACACTCTTGCTCTTTTGCTCTAAAGCTGTTGACCTCTGGGTTGTGATTTACATCGTCTCTAGAAGCCAATAGAGACTGTATAAGTGGTGACGACGTTATCATCTTCTCCTTGAGACCATTAAGGAAACTGGAGATTGGGTGCCCAACAACCCTTCCCTGATCATTAGGGACTGGTTTCGAATCTCATCCCCTGGAGATTTTC includes the following:
- the LOC125594264 gene encoding pentatricopeptide repeat-containing protein At1g31920, which produces MITSSPLIQSLLASRDDVNHNPEVNSFRAKEQECLYLLKRCNNIEEFKQVHAKFIKLSLFSSSPFSASSVLATCAHSGWENSMNYAASIFRGIDDPCTFDYNTMIRGYVNETSFEDALCVYSEMVEEGVEPDNFTYPFVLKACTRLKSVREGKQIHGHVFKLGFEADVFVQNSLINMYGRCGEMTLSSAVFERMESKTAASWSSMVSARAGVGMWSDCLMLFREMCRETGLKAEESGMVSALSACANTGALDLGMSIHAYLLRNISQLNIAVKTSLVDMYAKCGCLDKALRIFKKMESRNSLTYSAMISGLALHGEGEAALRMFSEMIEQGIESDHVVYVSVLNACSHSGLVKEGRRVFEDMLKEGKVEPTAEHYGCLVDLLGRAGLLEEALETIQNMAVEHNDVVWRSFLSSCRVHENVELGKVAARELVKLSSHNPGDYLVISNMYAQAQMWEDVARVRTEMANKGLKQTPGFSIVEVKGKTHRFVSQDRFHPQCKKIYKMLHQMEWQLKFEGYTPDVTQVLLSVDEEEKRERLKGHSLKVALAFALLYTPPGSIIRIARNLRMCSDCHTYTKKISMIYEREIVVRDRNRFHLFKGGTCSCKDYW